GATCAGATTTGTTGGAAAATTTCAGCACAATGCAGATATATTTGAATGTCAATATTAAACATTTAGACTGCTGTTCAGATTGTATTTATCATTTTCTTCCTATGTCTAGAAATTTGAGTCCCTAACTTAATATTTGCTGCTGTGAAACAGCTCTAGTGAACACTAAATGTTGATTTCAGTTAGCTGGATTGTAGATACTTGcagattgaaaaaaataataataattcttagGGATATGAGAAAAGCTTAGAATCTTTGGTCTCTTTCTGCTAACTTAAGTCGAGGTGTCTGTGCACactgagggttttttgtttgtttgttttgaatataAAACCATTCAGTCAGGACTTAGagctgcagggttttttttgtttctcttttttttttggttggttttgttttggggggttAGGTATCCATGCATTGATAGAACTTCTAAAGATTCCAGGCTCGTCTTGGGATTTTTATTAGTTTTAAGGTTAATAAAATTAGCTAAATTCAGCTGACTCTTGgtctttttttcattagaaaagtGAAATCCTGTAAATTTCTGTAGACAAAACTTATGTGGTTACCTAGTTTTACCTTGATTATAGATTCCCTCTATAAATTACCAACAGTCCATCACtgattgaaatattttctatagtTAAGATTTGCTGCATAATATAGTATATAGAATTAAGTTATAATGTACTAACATTTTGCCTTTGGAGGAGGTTTTAATCCACATCAGGTCTCAAATTGCTCATCAACATTCTCACACATATAATAGATTATAGTTTATTTAAATGTGCTCAACAGATGCTGAAAATTGCAAAAACATTGAGGCAGTATTACTGTCACATTGGAGAAGATGTTCCTAGGGGATCATATATGCTGAACATGTCAATAAGCTTGCATTAAGCTACCTGCTTTGTAAGTGGATTGAATAATAAATACCTTCAGTTTCTCTTGTCTTTGTCTTTCATAATCAGATTAAGTGTAAAACAGTTTACAGTAATCTAGAAAATGTTATGTTTACACTAAAAAAAGTGATCCATTTATAAATATTACCTTATCTAATTTGATGTCTGTTTTTTGTCTGATTAAAGCTgctttccccctctccccccaccttttcttttcccccctctcaTCTGTTAGGAGTATCATTTCCCAGTGCAGTGTTTATTGCTGGCAACAATATTAACACCTCTGGCACTGAGGCATTAAGTGGGATTCAGTTTTATTCCAGAATGTGTGATAAATGGATGTTCTCAAACTTAACTGCATTGCTAAAACTGAACTTTAAACCACTTTGTGTACGGGGGACATGGGGGAGAGGCAACACGTGATTTGAGTGCTTCGAAACCTGGCATGGTTCTATGCTAAAGCTTCTTGAACGTTGTGACTGTAGGAAGCTATTGGAAATTGAAGCTGCATTtgataaaaattaagaaaactgACTGGAAGGACTGAGCAGAAGATGGTTCCTTTTCCGCAGTGACTATTGAAAAGGAGTGAAGTGACTTTGAACGCTGATGCTCGAAGTCTGACAATAATAACTTTTTCCTAAGTTTCCAAGAAGGTACTTGAGAGGCATGGGGCAAAAAAGGACAGGACCTGTGAAATAACTGAGACCCTGGGTAGACGATGGAATCTCTCGGCTTCCTTAAAAGACAAGCACAGGTTTGGGGGTTTTTCTTTGGGATACTTTTACGCACCTGATGTGGGTGCCTGGTACTAGAGGTATTTTAGTGGCCCATGCATTGACTTGTTTTATAACTGCTACTGATATTgtcttgcttttaaatgtaTGCCTAACATTGTAATGTGATGTTGAACACTTAGGTATTTGGCAGGAATCACGGTGTTCTGATCTTATATGCTATTGCAGGAGCTAATAAAGCTGCAGCCTATTTCTGTTCCCGAAAGTTGTGCCTCGACCATAacttaagaaggaaaatgaaataggCTTTTGATTTTCGAAGATCTCCACCACTTACTGTGCTTTACATGCTTGGATGCATTGCCTTAAGTTATCTGCAGCATCTCTGAAGATACGATTCTCACCAGTATGCATCAGATTACTTTTCATATAAATTTCCATTGTCGAAAGAAATCCTTTTGtatgcaataaataaaatgttagaCCGGTATCACTCAAGGtctgtttccttctgccttccttcctttgctttctaagTAGTGACTTGCAAAAACTCTTTTAACGTACCATCTTTTCTTACAAGGACCACCACAGCAAAACTTCTCACCGTGAGGGATCAACACCAGAAGGTGGCAATGTGTATTTAAGCAGAGGGTCGCTCGTGGCACAGTGCAGGCACGGGAGGGGCTGCAGAGAGGAGCGCCGTGCTTTGCAGCGCGCAGCCGTGAGGGCCAGACTCGGGCGCCGCGCGGGGCACGGAGGGGCGCCGGCCTCTCCCTGTGGCGCATGCGCCGCCTCGCCCCCAGCTCCCGGCGGAAGTGATGGGGTCATTTTCCTCCTCGAGTGGGGCCTTACGATGTGGACCAATCGAGTGCGTGCATCGTACGAAGCTGTCCAATAGGAGCGCGGGAGGGTCTTTAAAACCAACCGCGCGGCGCGAGGCAGCAGTTGGTGGTCTTACTCGCGGTGTGGGCTTGTTTGTGCGGAGCGGCGACAGCGGCTGCGGCCTACCCTGCTTTCCGTAACCATGGCGTTAACGCGCCGCGCAGCCGTGAGTGTCGCTTGTGCGGGATGCGACCCGGGCCGGCCCGGCGTGAGGAGATCGGGGGGGTGGGAAGTTGAGCGAGTCCCCCGCAGCCGGTCGAACGCGTGGGCCGCGGGTGCAGCTCGGGTGGGAGCCGCATCGTTAGTGAGGAGCTGAGCTGCGCGTCCCCAGCCCGCTGAGGGCGTTGGGGGGGCTGCGTTGCCCCATGTGGGAGGGGAGCGATGGCGATGAGGAGGGGGTGGCGGTTCTGCGCCGGGCGCGGCCTTGTGCCCAGTTCGCTACTGCGGGGAGCGGCCGGAACGGGGGGGGATGCGGCGGGGGGTCTGTGAGGAGAACGGAGCTGCGCCGGGCACAGAGGTggggggggcggggcggggcggtgtggtgctgtgctgtgctctgctgtgctctgctatggtgtgctgtgctgtgctatgctatgctatggTGTGCTCTGCTATGCTatggtgtgctgtgctgtgctctgctatgctatggtgtgctgtgctgtgctctgctatgctatggtgtgctgtgctgtgctgtgctctgctatgctatggtgtgctgtgctgtgctgtgctctgctatgctatggtgtgctgtgctgtgctgtgctctgctatgctatggtgtgctgtgctgtgctctgctatgctatggtgtgctgtgctgtgctgctcctcgcTCCTGAGTGGCACACCTGCGCTGGCGCTGCGCTCGGCCCGCAGCTGTCCTTGGCTGCCCCCCCGCCGAGCgaggggtgggggaggggaaaCACGTGCCGGGGGAGagacaaaaccatgacaaggagggagagaaaagcactTTTAAAGTAAACTTGACAATGGTTTAAACTAAAGGCCGCTTTCAGTACTCGGAAGCTCCTGTCTGGCAGCCCTGCCCGCGGCAGGGGGTTGGAGTTTGGTGGTTTTCAAGGTCTCCTCCAACCGTTATTTAATTCTTTGCCGCAGAAAGCAGAGTGTGTTTATATCCATGCGAGATAATTTCTTTGCGGTCTGTAATAAAAAGAGCGTTTCCCCCGACCAAGTGGAATAGTTGCTGTAGTCTTGAAGTGGGTAAATACGATAAACAGGTGCTGACTTGCCGCCTATCTAACTTGGAGTTAAAGGGCTTTGAGGAGGAATGAGGGTTTGTGTTCTGAACGTGCAACTCCATTTCGTAGTACTCTCAATACTGCATCTTCTTCCTTTGAGCCTGTGTGCATACATAGGAAATGAAGTCTGCTTAAGTAATGCTTAGTAATGTGGTGTGCCAGTATGGGGGTGTGTTCTGTAATGTAATCGAACATCTGAAAATCAAGAGTTGGACAAACTTCACTCAGACTGcgattttgttgttttaggtCATGAGAGGGATGGAGAATGCTGTGACTGGACGTAATAGCAAAGCCAAAGTTCAGGTGACTGGCAAAAGGGCTGTTCTGGAAGAAATAGGTAACAAAGTTACAAGAGGATCCAACCTACCTAAGGTAAGGTACACTTGAAATCTGTCAGCAGGGACAGGATAGGGTAACTAGCTCTGTACTAATAACTGTTGTTTTCACTACAGAAAACAGATTGCATCAAACCATCAGTAAAGGCTACAAAAGGACCTGGCAAGATGACAAATACAGTTGTACCACCTAAACCTCCAGCTGCTGTAAATCAAGCAGTCAAAGATGCTACTACTGCTGCTTCAAAGGTGGGCAGTAATGATACTAATCTGCTTCTTAGGGCTTAGCTGGAGCCCTAACATCAGATTTTATTTGTTGGTGTATTTCATTTCCATGTTGAAAAAGCGGGGCTTTTGTCTTGAGGTTTAATGTGTGGCATCTGGGTGAAAGCTTGCTACACTGGGATGCAAACTCTCAGCTTTTGACCTTCATAAGTAGTTAAGCTAGAAAAATGTGGGATTAAAGAAACAATAGTGCTTAGTCAGTAGACATGTAAGCGCTGTGATCTGTTTCTTAGGTTCTGTCCCCTGTCCCGATGGATGTGTCTATGCAAGAGGAGGATTTGTGCCTAGCCTTCTCTGATGTGTTGCTCCACAACATAGAAGACATCGACGCGGATGACTCGGGGAACCCCCAGCTATGTAGTGACTACGTAAAAGATATCTACCTGTATCTGAGGCAGCTTGAGGTACGACATACTGagtctgcactgctgcagtggaGTGTTGATCTTGTTGCTCACGCAGCTCTTTctctcacagctgcagcagtctGTGCGCCCACATTACCTTGAAGGGAGGATGATCAATGGACGTATGCGTGCAATTTTAGTTGACTGGCTTGTCCAGGTCCACTCAAGATTTCAACTTCTTCAGGAAACGCTGTATATGTGTGTTGCAGTTATGGATCGCTTCTTACAAGTAAGTCACGGAGATGTTTATCAGTGTGTGTTTGGACAGGGAGATTTGGTCAATAACTATGGCTTTTAAAGGCGTGTAGGATTTATCCCAGGAGCCCTACTGTTTGTCTGAGAGTTCTGTAACAGCATCTGAAGTCTAAATCAGTGATTCTCTGAACTTATTATGGGAATGCTTTTGAGTtggaaatttttttttaataatcacagaggaaaaaaaatggcattttaagCTGATGAATTATAATGTTTGTCTAGAGCTTAAATTTTGAGGTGTGCTTTTACAATTCCTGTATTGCAGAATCATCCAGTACCTCGTAAGAGGCTTCAGTTGGTGGGTGTGACAGCGCTGCTTCTAGCCTCAAAATACGAAGAGATGTACTCTCCTGATGTAGCAGACTTTGTTTATATCACTGATAATACCTACAGCAGTGCTGATGTTAGAGAAATGGAGATCACGATTCTGAAAGAACTGAACTTTGATTTGGGACGGCCTCTTCCACTTCACTTCTTAAGAAGAGCATCAAAAGCTGGGGAGGTGAGTACTTGTCTTCGCTATCTAGCATCTTCATGTGTCACGGGATTGAGGAATGGTTGtagttgaaaaggaccatggAGGCCATTGGGTGCAGATTCTTGCCCTGCTCAATCAGAGGCAGCTGAAGCTGCTTGCCTGTATCATGTCCAGGTGGCTTTTAAATATCCCTAACAAGGAAGACTCTACAACTTATTTGTTAACCTCTTCCAGTGGTAATGAAAAAGTGTGTATATAGAGTATGTatagaatttcttcttgttccccTTGATGTTACTGGCTGGGTATAATTCTGTCTGGGTTTTAgctttcctaatatctaatatTCTAATATCTGTCTGCTCAGGCAACTTTGTAGTCCTCCCAGGTAACCTGTTCCTGCTTCCATTCCCCATAGACTTTATTTTTGAGCTTACATCAGTCCAGGAGCTCCTTGTTGATCCATACAGGTCTCCTGGCCTTCTTTCCTGCCTCCTTTTTTCTCGGGTTGCACTGCTTCAGGGCTTGGAGGAGATGGTCCTTGAGTACTGACCAGCTTTCGTGGTGGCTCCTCTTCCCTCTGAGACTTTCTCCCATGTTCCATGTCACACTGCTAAGCAGTTCCCTGCAGAATTCAAAGTCTGCTCTCCTGACCTCCAGAGTAGCAAGTCTCCTGTGCACCCTCTTTGACACCCTGAGGATTTTGAACTCCGCCATTTTGTGGTCACTGCAGCCAGGACTGCCTTTGAGCTCCATGTTACTCACCAACCCTTCCTTGTTGCTGAGCACCCTTTCACAACACCTTCCAGGAACCTCTTTGGATTctggtgtgctgctgtgttgtccttCCAATAGATATTAAGGTGGTTGGAGTGCCCTATGAGAACCATGGTTTGTGAATGTGAAGCTGCTTCTATCTGTTTATAGAGGGCCCCATCCACTCGGCCTTCCTGATCAGTTGGCCTGTAGCAGACCCACACTATGATGTCTCCTACCCTTTAACCCAAACCCGTAAGCTGTCTGTCAGCTCCTTGTTTATCCATAGGTGGAGCTCCAGGAACATCAGGTGGTCACTGACGTAGAGAGCAACAccccctccctttctcccctgCTTCTTGAAAGAGTTCATACCCATCTATTTCTATGTTGCAGTTGTGAGAGTCATCCCACCACATCTCAGTGATGCCGTTGACATCACAGCCCTTTGggcacacacatgcatgcatttcctcctgcttgttCCCCATGCTGCACATGTTGGTGTATGGGGCACTTGAGTTGGGCTCAGGTTTTTACTATGATAGATCTCTGGGTAACTTCTAAGGCTAGCTGAATTCCTAATGAAAATCTCTTATCACATTTTATAGTCTTCCCCCACCCTTTAGAGCACGGGcgtccaaccttttggcttgtcTGCTCTGTGttaagaggaattgtcttgggctgaATAAACATAcgttgctccaaaaataatgcctcctatttaattCCATGGAAAAGTACAGcaggtacaaagagcacaatagcactatttgGTAGAATAAATTCTCAGCTAGAAAACAGTCTCCTTCTCtgtagtcatcaccattagctgtgcattctCACCAGTGGGGAACAAAATCTGccattctgcccctctgctgctgtctgtcacatggcaacaaaacataatgcaatgttgtgggaaggttcagcctccattgccataccaccagcatccaactctgacatcatgggccaacataatgaaataggaggcattgcttttggagtaGTCCTCATTCAATATCATCAATATATAAGACATCTtagtttttaatattaaaatgtttgaaaacacacaactagtgggatatttgactttgtttttgtgaaactaatgctTCAGTCTCGTTCAGTGGATGTAACTGTAATTCTCAGCTCTCGGGATGTTAATCATCAGATTACAGATTAAATCTTACTGTACTTCATACTTGTGATAATTGTTCGCAAACACACgtactgccaaaaagcaatgacatgaataaggtgTGGTTGTGAAGCGAaggattatttttctcttgtaagAGGTCTTAAAGAAGTCTGGTACAGAGGTGTGATCAGATTTCTTGTCTTTAACATCTGATTGTAACTCCAATTTGAAAATGTGCATGTAGTGTATTTATATCAACTGAAAAGGGTGTCGTGATCACAAATAAGTCAGTTTTTGAAACCTATTCTCAACCACCTGTATCAAAATGGAAAACCCAGCTGCATATTCTTTGTTGGTTGGAGCAGTGCATTTAGCCAATCAAAATGTGTTACCTGCCATCACTTGAatcagcacagcaccagcactgcaggaggtgGCTGCACTGTCTGCTGGGCCATGGGTTGGATGTGCCTGCTGTGGAGGGGCCCCCCAGTGCTCAATACTGTCATTGTCTCTTAAATGCTCCTGAGGCTGTGTCCAAATTGCAAAGGCTGCTAGGCACAACAGGTTTAGAATTTTGAGGCAATTGTTCATTAATGTTGTTGATTATTGTTTTGCTGAGTTATTTGTAAGTTGATGCTTCAGGGTGGTTAATTTTATTATGATAAGGCAGGTGAAACCATGGACTAACAAACTCTCGCTCTGGTAGGCGGATGCTGAACAACATACGCTAGCAAAATACCTCATGGAACTGACGCTGACAGACTATGACATGGTGCACTGTCACCCTTCAGAGATCGCAGCTGCTGCCTTATGCTTGTCACAGAAGGTTCTGGGCCATGATAAGTGGGTAAGGGTTGTAATGAAAATCGTGGGGGTTTTTGTCCATATGATTGAATTGAaccctttaaaaaaatacttcaggaaATTGTTCAGCAGAATTGCTGGAGGTCAAATGACAGACAGGCTGATGCACAGCTAATATAAAATGATCGtaccactgaaaataaaagttacTCTTTTCTATATGAATGCCATGATACAGTGATGGTTTTTCTTATGCAAGTGAGTTACAGGAGAGCAAACTGTATctttttggtttgggttttaggtttattttattttttaaagtagatCTTGATTCTGTAGCTTGCA
This window of the Excalfactoria chinensis isolate bCotChi1 chromosome 10, bCotChi1.hap2, whole genome shotgun sequence genome carries:
- the CCNB2 gene encoding G2/mitotic-specific cyclin-B2, which encodes MALTRRAAVMRGMENAVTGRNSKAKVQVTGKRAVLEEIGNKVTRGSNLPKKTDCIKPSVKATKGPGKMTNTVVPPKPPAAVNQAVKDATTAASKVLSPVPMDVSMQEEDLCLAFSDVLLHNIEDIDADDSGNPQLCSDYVKDIYLYLRQLELQQSVRPHYLEGRMINGRMRAILVDWLVQVHSRFQLLQETLYMCVAVMDRFLQNHPVPRKRLQLVGVTALLLASKYEEMYSPDVADFVYITDNTYSSADVREMEITILKELNFDLGRPLPLHFLRRASKAGEADAEQHTLAKYLMELTLTDYDMVHCHPSEIAAAALCLSQKVLGHDKWGTKQQYYTGYAEDSLAMTMKHMAKNVVRVNENLTKYTAVKNKYASSKLLKISTIPQLKCNTIKDLAASLL